In a genomic window of Gammaproteobacteria bacterium:
- a CDS encoding phosphate ABC transporter substrate-binding protein yields the protein MMIIRKKTTITLMFWLIFSITSFGGVTANAGDRRISGSSTVLPMIQAAARVFEQETGIDFHVVGGGSGKGIRDTIAGESNIGMVSRALTAKEEGELTAFTLGYDGVAVVIHANNPVTQISRQNIKAIFTGDAIDWSLFGGPVQKSIVLISKEKGRSTREIFDNAFSINSLAESATLVGANAEVLALVGIEPDAIGYASIGAIERAQNVGLKVKALPVDGIAATSENVKLRKFPVLRQLNLVVKKNHVEDKAVTQFIRFMLSPRARDIILNKNYIPVE from the coding sequence ATGATGATCATTCGCAAAAAGACCACTATTACCCTAATGTTCTGGCTAATATTTTCCATCACTTCGTTTGGGGGGGTGACGGCAAATGCCGGAGATCGCCGCATATCAGGGTCGAGCACTGTGTTGCCAATGATACAGGCGGCAGCGCGTGTCTTCGAGCAGGAAACGGGAATCGATTTTCATGTCGTTGGCGGGGGCAGTGGAAAAGGTATTCGTGACACTATTGCAGGCGAATCAAATATTGGAATGGTCTCGAGGGCGTTAACCGCGAAAGAAGAAGGGGAGTTAACGGCTTTTACTCTGGGTTATGATGGGGTGGCTGTCGTTATACATGCCAATAATCCGGTTACGCAGATTTCACGGCAAAATATAAAGGCAATTTTTACTGGAGACGCTATCGATTGGTCGCTCTTTGGTGGTCCAGTACAAAAAAGCATAGTACTTATCTCCAAGGAAAAAGGTCGATCGACGCGGGAGATATTTGATAACGCTTTTTCGATAAACTCGCTCGCGGAATCGGCGACACTGGTAGGCGCAAACGCAGAAGTACTGGCGCTGGTCGGAATTGAACCTGATGCCATTGGTTATGCGTCTATAGGAGCGATTGAGCGGGCGCAAAATGTGGGCTTGAAAGTTAAGGCCCTACCCGTCGATGGTATTGCCGCAACTTCTGAAAACGTCAAGCTACGTAAGTTTCCAGTTCTACGACAGTTAAATCTGGTGGTGAAAAAGAATCATGTCGAGGATAAAGCGGTAACACAATTTATTCGATTTATGCTGTCGCCGCGTGCACGAGATATTATCCTCAATAAAAACTATATTCCGGTGGAGTAG